Genomic segment of Tomitella fengzijianii:
TTGGATCTGCCGGCGGTCGCGCCCTCGCTCGGCCCGGTGCTCGCTCCGGGCGCGCAGGCGAAGGAGCGCACGGAGTTCCACGACCTGATCCTGGCGATGCAGGAGGCGGCGAATGCGGTGGAGCGTTGCCGCAAGCCCGTCGTCGCCGCGGTCGCGGGCTGGTGCATCGGGGGAGGCGTGGACCTGATCACCGCGGCCGACTTCCGGTACGCGGCGGCCGACGCCCGATTCTCCATCCGCGAGGTCAAGGTCGGGATGGTCGCGGACATGGGCACTCTCGCCCGCATCGCGGGGATCGTCGGTGAGGGGCACACCCGTGAGCTGGCATTGACCGGGCGGGACATCGACGCGGCACGCGCAGAGCGGATCGGCCTGGTCAACGACGTCTACGAGAACCGCGAGGCGCTTCTGGCCGCAGCTCGTGCCGCGGCTCAGGAGATCGCTGCCAACCCGCCGCTGGTCGTGCACGGCATCAAGGCCGTACTGGGCCATACGCGCAGCGCCCAGGTGGACGCGAGCCTGCGCTACGTCGCGGCCTGGAACGCGGCTTTCCTGCCCTCGAAGGATATCGGTGAAGCCATGTCGGCGGTGTTTGAGAAACGCACGCCCGAGTTCCGGGGTCACTAGCCGATTCGCCCTGTTCCGGCACGCTGCCCGCGCTCCGTCGACCCCCTGGCCGCGACTTGCGCGTGGGTGGTGTGCGGATTGTCGAGTGGATTCGGCGCTTGAATCCGCCCAAACCGATCAATGACATGGATTCCTCGGTTATCCTTTCCCTTGGATAAAGAGTGTCCTGCGAAACCACCCCTTCTGGACGCTGTTGAACCTCGGCCGATGGTCGACGAGGCGCCCGGTTCGCCTGTACTGCGGGGTCTCGCAGCGCACGCGAAGGTTCCGTGACGAATGCGGCGGCCCGCGGCCGCGACCCGACTCCGTACTCGTTGCACGAGGGATGGGTGGGATCGCGATGATGTGTGCCAGGGCTCGTACGTCACGCAGGATGCGCTTTTTCGTACTCGCTGTGATGACCGCGATGGTGGGCCTGATGACGGTGGTCGTCGGCCCGGTAGGGATCGCCAACGCTGCGGGTCCGTCGCTGAGCTGCATCGGCGGCGTCTCGGTGGCCGGCAGCATGGACCCGGGCGACGGCTGTGTCTGCGACGCCGGAGCCGACAACATGACACTCGGCTCGCTGGGGAGCCTGTGCGCGCTTCTCGGTGGAAGTACGGGTGATGCGGGCAGCCAGGCCGCTTTGGGAAGCACCGGTGAGGCAGGTAGCGCGGCGGCGCTGGGCAGTACGGGTGATGGAGGGAGCTTGGCGGCGCTGGGCAGTACGGGGGATGCGGGGAGTCTGGCGGCGCTGGGCAGTTCCGGTGACGCAGGGAGCACCGGTGATGCGGGGAGCTTGGCGGCGCTGGGTAGTGCAGGTGACGCGGGGAGCTTGGCGGCACTGGGCAGTACGGGGGATGCGGGCAGTGCCGGTGCGGCGGGGAGCTTGGCGGCGCTGGGCAGTGCAGGTGACGCGGGGAGCTTGGCGGCACTGGGCAGTACGGGGGATGGAGGGAGCTTGGCGGCACTGGGCAGTACGGGGGATGCGGGCAGTGCCGGTGCGGCGGGGAGCTTGGCGGCGCTGGGCAGTGCCGGTGCGGCGGGGAGCTTGGCGGCGCTGGGTAGTGCGGGTGCGATCGGAAGTGTGGGGTCACTGGCGAGCATGGGCTCGTTGGGCAGCGTCGGTGATGGGGGCAGCCTGGAGTGGTTGGGCAGTTCGGGTGAGGCGGGCAGCCTGGGGGCTATTGGAAGTCTGGAGTCGTTGGGCAGCCTCATTCCGTTGGGCAGTCTGGGCTCGTTGGGCAGCGCCGGTTCGCTGATTTCGCCGCTCATCGCCGGCGGTTCGCTGGCCGGCAGTCTTGGCCTGGGCAGCCTTGCGCTGACCGGGTCCGGCAACGGCGGATCGACGGGGTCGGGCAATGGCGGCCCCACCGGCAACGGCGGCACGGCTGACAACGGCGTTCCCACTGACAACGGCGGTCATACAGGCACGGGCGGCACGGGCGGCACTGCCGACAGCAGTGACACGCCCGGCGCGGGCATCACGAC
This window contains:
- a CDS encoding crotonase/enoyl-CoA hydratase family protein is translated as MTVERNGHVAEVTLTGPGRGNAMGPAFWAECPRVFAALDADPEVRAIVLTGAGGHFTYGLDLPAVAPSLGPVLAPGAQAKERTEFHDLILAMQEAANAVERCRKPVVAAVAGWCIGGGVDLITAADFRYAAADARFSIREVKVGMVADMGTLARIAGIVGEGHTRELALTGRDIDAARAERIGLVNDVYENREALLAAARAAAQEIAANPPLVVHGIKAVLGHTRSAQVDASLRYVAAWNAAFLPSKDIGEAMSAVFEKRTPEFRGH